Proteins encoded in a region of the Scyliorhinus canicula chromosome 2, sScyCan1.1, whole genome shotgun sequence genome:
- the LOC119956228 gene encoding EEF1A lysine methyltransferase 3-like has translation MASVRVLERSEEDPPKKGICVPDIIIHENKYEFCRYSLKIARFINANLGFSAYVWEAGVALCRYFEKEKINFTGKKVIELGSGTGIVGILATLLGGYVTITDKPNILKQIENNVSINIPTACRHRIKVQPLIWGENHTHFPTAYDFILGSDIVYSSVSYPALVETLRYLARQGATIYLSSELRKSNGSSVFHDDLLPQYFSCQVVDRMEGKDVIVYKMSKIGFTSGDTLASKE, from the exons ATGGCTTCAGTCAGGGTGCTGGAGCGTTCCGAAGAGGACCCCCCAAAGAAAGGGATTTGCGTGCCGGATATCATCATACATGAGAATAAATACGAATTCTGCAGATACAGTTTAAAAATCGCTCGATTCATCAATGCTAACCTGGGGTTTTCTGCTTATGTGTGGGAAGCT GGGGTTGCCCTCTGCCGGTACTTTGAGAAGGAGAAGATCAATTTTACTGGGAAGAAAGTGATTGAGCTGGGGTCAGGAACGGGAATCGTAGGGATTTTAGCAACCTTATTAG GTGGATATGTAACCATAACAGATAAGCCGAACATCTTGAAGCAAATCGAAAACAATGTCTCCATCAACATCCCCACTGCCTGCCGACATCGTATCAAAGTCCAGCCCCTGATATGGGGGGAAAACCACACTCATTTCCCGACTGCCTACGATTTCATATTAGGTTCGGATATTGTGTATAGCTCCGTTAGCTACCCGGCACTGGTGGAGACATTGCGCTATCTCGCCAGACAAGGGGCTACCATTTACCTATCTTCGGAATTACGAAAGTCAAATGGTTCGTCCGTTTTCCACGACGATCTCTTACCCCAGTACTTTAGCTGTCAGGTAGTTGACCGGATGGAGGGCAAAGATGTCATCGTGTACAAAATGAGCAAGATTGGTTTCACGTCAGGGGACACTCTCGCAAGTAAAGAATGA